A stretch of the Uranotaenia lowii strain MFRU-FL chromosome 3, ASM2978415v1, whole genome shotgun sequence genome encodes the following:
- the LOC129755007 gene encoding DNA polymerase zeta catalytic subunit isoform X2 gives MVRPELENEDIRRDVTSVRIVSVDHYMHKPDGRFDSCYSEFRGTEVKQVPVVRLFGANAADGTHCCVHIHGVFPYLYVPYDGNTNDRLAVDRLMYQLAASLDKAINVSLGNANSAATHVFRISLVKGIPIYGYHRKDHQFLKIYLYNPQLIRKATNLLMNGVILSRVFQTYETHVPYVLQFFIDYNLYGMSLLDIQSSAIRERIEGMENGPAKMSTSECEIDIMATGILNRDSLERDKRCSEYANPGIASIWNDEKVRRKLLEMKQPEPMVGLSQSGKLDVVSESDRYFRTLLLSRLSGEATNTQGSSESREDKRAKPPVSFYPSEVGENDEQLLEASYVQDHKNYSQLQDSFNQSNTMYNFDLSQVDEDRIVSLSQNPDATFVEEDQELLDIMRALEEHENQEVEQDSLLAPLTQVSQKKCTPSGGIGSSQGSSSKQFNMSLIDKLEAQFLLGESVSEDKHEATEQDDIDSDDEFLLDYTMKLDTQPASSSNSETEISPCIPQLDGAHTNFSGNEKWKSKSAANKRTRNKSHLTNGQATVNGNGHPPDLMKRPRLSQSFTELGPTKRPIGLSPEVRKKLRTEQNEHAINESFTDPVIPDLKDLQVRLQRTPLITKPKQSNGGTHTNQNGSCTIESDITCMKKSLKVRIEHISSCMPKITNGSGNGQVKHNGTVSEPEISKMKQLKVRLSRIDLAGYRQPPREFSPPVELLKKDAPLPPLVELPKRGRSRFRSAQAYDTANGQDPMEGTSRGPRASRKRNQSKKRRGRPRSQRIAKSSGKVPSPEPDIEIALSQRFQDIIRLSPRVMLQHLSKQQMQDLKPGSSSQTDTQATQQMFESDGEMRSSGGDPSFDLPEISQSDSETVSRSPVPDEKTNVADHHTELSEVEEEDEEDLKIQSFYEKTLVYDDFDELDLGSDESLTDFPSGPFPEEDGTGVTVTLEELPPTFEEALKALQTFVIPQVINQEPFYSNSDDVTGRKEVGHVVLNIAGDDFCTMEKFKSVVPGLGSISQIRLEKLKSIYGDSLSMALGENNSTNSERMNELLASEKPVVIHPALNPPSKHEAKVWLEALKSVKQKDPVIEVEEESPIKIKKMQAIMVGEMTENSQEPLKSSIDSECTVNLSSLISETNRTTDSKSRKSLVSKILTMNTVKNSPSPTSSFSTTLAGSPSTLTPSGLGADKLELLSYSARRKRQKIPKARLSLSTAFKRLRSEKFIEVTISQEDTIQPGQDSSMMTDVEEGIDVVNSSQLMATSQKSEGSDCASSDQTSVICSAEVASMKQRLLEAGEGCSTPNVENISSVTPSHDNTYGFKLNFENLQKAKATCEYSHLALMSVEIHVQTRGDLRPNPESDPISAVFYRVHNDVPENHRRAPSVCGIILNGEHGLKGVDRPDPYKYNRCNYTADVVTVANERELYEKFLVLIAFWDPDIFAGYEIEQGSWGYIIQRGYVLEMNLMKMLSRVPTAEKVHVSEEEEQDLLEMHEYSAGLKIPGRILLDIWRLMRHEIALTAYTFENIVYHILHRRVPKHSFRQLTRLWNKPYTKWVVLEYYLERVNGNFELLQQLDLISRTAELAKLFGIQFYEVLSRGSQFRVESMMLRIAKPRNFVSVSPSIQQRAHMRAPEYIPLILEPNSRFYADPVIVLDFQSLYPSMIIAYNYCFATCLGRVEHLGQTEPFEFGASHLRISPRMLKILVEKELITVSPCGVAFLKSSVREGILPRMLNEILSTRLMVKASMKLHKENNILQRVLHSRQLGLKLIANVTYGYTAANFSGRMPCVEVGDSVVSKGRETLERAIKFVEENQDWGAKVVYGDTDSLFVLCPGRTKEAAFKIGEEIAEAVTRENPPPVKLKLEKVYQPCILQTKKRYVGFMYESADQEKPVYEAKGIETVRRDGCPVVSKMLEKVLRILFETRDVSKVKEYTCRQFTKILEGRVNLQDFIFAKEFRGQDGYKPGACVPALELTRRWKMGDPRKEPRRGERVPYVIINGPPLVPLIRLVRSPDEVLEDSGLKINSNYYITKAIIPPLNRCLLLIGADVNQWYNDLPRKFLLMHNSGGGNSKGSSRSLLANELRLPKKSTISQYFSTTSCIGDCNNQTHTGICENCRKNPQKTTTYVMNKINHLERRVGLCEQMCKSCCQRTFETDCISLDCPVLFVSNQRKRELTQVQFYRELLEQHF, from the exons ATGGTTCGACCGGAGTTGGAAAACGAGGACATCCGGAGGGATGTTACCTCGGTCCGGATAGTCAGTGTGGATCACTATATGCACAAACCGGATGGCCGATTCGATTCCTGCTATTCAGAGTTCCGTGGAACGGAAGTGAAACAAGTGCCGGTGGTGCGACTTTTCGGTGCCAATGCAGCCGACGGTACCCATTGCTGTGTCCACATCCATGGAGTTTTTCCTTATTTGTATGTGCCCTATGATGGAAACACCAATGATCGGCTGGCTGTAGATAGGTTGATGTATCAGTTGGCGGCCAGTTTGGATAAGGCAATCAATGTTTCGCTGGGTAATGCCAATTCGGCCGCAACCCATGTTTTTCGCATTTCGTTGGTCAAGGGGAT acccATCTACGGTTATCATCGGAAAGATCACCAATTTCTCAAAATCTATCTTTACAATCCACAATTGATACGAAAAGCTACCAACCTACTTATGAATGGAGTAATTCTGTCGAGGGTGTTCCAAACTTATGAAACGCACGTTCCTTatgttttgcaatttttcatcgATTATAACCTGTATGGAATGAGTCTTTTGGACATTCAAAGCAGCGCCATTCGCGAGAGAATAGAGGGTATGGAAAATGGTCCCGCAAAAATGTCAACTTCAGAGTGCGAGATTGACATCATGGCGACGGGCATATTGAATAGGGATTCATTGGAGCGGGACAAACGTTGTTCCGAGTATGCAAATCCCGGGATTGCATCTATTTGGAACGATGAAAAAGTTAGACGCAAGTTATTGGAGATGAAACAACCGGAACCAATGGTGGGCTTGTCCCAGTCGGGAAAGTTGGATGTCGTATCCGAGAGCGATCGGTATTTCCGAACCTTGTTGCTTTCCCGGTTGTCCGGTGAAGCAACAAATACCCAAGGATCGTCAGAATCCAGGGAAGATAAAAGGGCCAAGCCTCCGGTTTCCTTTTATCCATCGGAAGTCGGTGAGAACGATGAACAGTTGTTGGAAGCATCCTACGTCCAGGATCACAAGAACTATTCTCAGCTGCAGGATTCCTTCAACCAATCGAACACAATGTACAATTTCGATTTGAGTCAAGTTGACGAAGATCGCATTGTAAGTTTGTCTCAAAACCCGGACGCTACATTCGTTGAAGAAGACCAGGAACTACTGGATATTATGCGGGCATTGGAAGAGCATGAAAACCAGGAAGTTGAACAGGACAGCTTGCTTGCCCCTCTAACACAAGTAAGCCAAAAAAAGTGTACCCCATCGGGTGGAATCGGTTCGTCTCAAGGATCTTCGAGTAAACAATTCAATATGTCACTCATTGATAAGCTTGAAGCACAATTCTTACTCGGAGAATCTGTCAGTGAGGATAAGCATGAAGCTACCGAACAGGATGACATTGATTCTGATGATGAATTTTTACTTGATTACACTATGAAACTTGATACGCAACCCGCGTCTAG CAGTAATAGTGAAACCGAAATAAGTCCCTGCATACCGCAACTGGATGGAGCTCACACGAATTTTTCGGGCAACGAAAAATGGAAATCCAAATCGGCGGCAAACAAGCGAACTCGCAACAAAAGCCATCTAACCAATGGTCAAGCTACTGTGAACGGGAATGGGCACCCTCCTGATCTAATGAAACGACCACGCCTTTCTCAGAGTTTCACTGAATTGGGACCCACTAAAAGACCAATCGGTTTGTCTCCGGAGGTTCGTAAGAAATTGCGTACCGAGCAGAATGAGCACGCCATCAATGAATCGTTTACGGACCCGGTTATTCCTGATCTTAAAGATTTGCAAGTTCG TTTACAACGGACACCACTGATAACAAAACCTAAACAATCCAATGGGGGGACGCACACCAATCAAAACGGCAGCTGTACTATCGAGTCAGATATAACTTGCATGAAAAAGAGCCTTAAAGTTCG GATTGAACACATTTCGAGTTGCATGCCTAAGATTACAAACGGATCAGGAAATGGTCAGGTGAAGCACAACGGTACTGTCAGTGAGCCAGAAATCTCGAAAATGAAGCAACTTAAAGTCAG ATTGTCCCGGATAGATCTTGCCGGCTACCGTCAGCCCCCACGTGAGTTTTCTCCCCCTGTCGAGCTTCTTAAAAAGGATGCTCCACTTCCACCACTCGTAGAACTACCCAAACGGGGACGATCCAGATTCCGTAGTGCCCAAGCGTACGACACGGCAAACGGCCAGGATCCGATGGAGGGCACCTCTCGAGGCCCCAGAGCTTCTCGCAAACGCAATCAAAGCAAAAAACGTCGAGGTCGGCCACGCAGTCAACGGATAGCTAAATCTTCCGGAAAGGTTCCGAGTCCGGAGCCAGATATAGAAATTGCGCTTTCCCAACGGTTTCAGGATATTATTCGGCTTTCGCCCCGTGTTATGCTGCAGCATTTGAGCAAACAACAGATGCAGGATTTGAAACCAGGGTCATCGTCACAGACTGACACGCAAGCTACTCAGCAGATGTTCGAGTCCGATGGTGAGATGCGTTCGTCGGGTGGGGATCCAAGTTTTGATCTTCCGGAAATATCGCAGAGTGATAGTGAAACTGTTAGCCGATCACCTGTTCCagacgaaaaaacaaacgtCGCTGACCACCATACTGAGTTGTCTGAGGTAGAGGAAGAGGATGAAGAAGATTTGAAAATCCAGAGCTTCTACGAAAAGACTTTGGTGTACGACGACTTTGATGAGCTCGATTTAGGATCGGACGAAAGCCTGACGGACTTTCCTTCAGGTCCCTTCCCAGAGGAAGATGGCACGGGTGTAACCGTCACACTTGAAGAGCTGCCTCCAACATTTGAAGAGGCTCTAAAAGCTCTCCAAACGTTCGTCATCCCTCAGGTGATTAATCAGGAGCCGTTTTATAGTAATTCCGATGATGTAACTGGTCGAAAAGAAGTGGGCCATGTGGTACTGAATATAGCAGGCGACGACTTCTGCACCATGGAAAAGTTTAAAAGTGTTGTCCCGGGCTTAGGATCCATTAGCCAAATAAGATTGGAAAAACTCAAAAGCATCTATGGAGATAGTTTGAGTATGGCGCTGGGTGAGAATAATTCAACCAATAGTGAACGCATGAATGAGCTTCTTGCTTCGGAAAAACCTGTTGTTATTCATCCAGCATTAAACCCACCATCCAAGCATGAAGCTAAGGTTTGGTTAGAAGCCCTAAAGAGTGTTAAACAAAAAGATCCAGTTATAGAGGTTGAGGAAGAGAgtccaataaaaatcaaaaagatgcAAGCAATAATGGTAGGAGAAATGACGGAAAACTCTCAAGAGCCGCTGAAATCTTCTATCGACAGTGAATGTACCGTTAATCTTAGTTCCTTAATATCCGAAACCAATCGCACTACCGATTCAAAATCACGCAAGTCTTTGGTTTCGAAAATACTCACCATGAATACTGTCAAAAATAGTCCATCACCTACTTCGAGCTTCAGCACAACCCTTGCGGGATCTCCATCGACATTAACACCGAGTGGTTTAGGAGCCGACAAATTAGAGCTGCTCAGCTACAGCGCTAGACGCAAACGACAGAAGATTCCTAAAGCTCGTCTCTCATTGAGTACTGCTTTCAAGCGACTAAGAAGTGAAAAGTTTATTGAAGTAACTATTAGCCAAGAGGATACCATCCAACCGGGGCAGGACAGTTCAATGATGACTGACGTAGAAGAGGGTATCGATGTCGTCAATTCGTCCCAGCTTATGGCAACTAGTCAGAAGTCCGAAGGCTCTGACTGTGCTAGCTCGGATCAAACCTCG GTTATTTGCAGTGCTGAGGTAGCTTCCATGAAGCAACGGCTGCTAGAAGCCGGCGAAGGTTGTAGTACACCAAACGTGGAAAATATCTCCTCAGTAACTCCGTCACACGATAACACCTACGGCTTCAAGTTGAACTTTGAAAATCTCCAGAAGGCCAAAGCAACTTGTGAG TACAGTCATCTGGCCCTGATGTCGGTCGAAATTCATGTGCAAACACGTGGCGACCTGAGACCCAATCCAGAGAGTGATCCCATTTCCGCCGTCTTCTATCGTGTTCACAACGATGTCCCGGAAAACCATCGTAGGGCTCCGTCCGTTTGTGGAATCATTCTGAACGGGGAGCATGGATTGAAGGGGGTGGATCGCCCGGATCCTTACAAGTACAACCGTTGCAATTATACGGCGGACGTTGTTACGGTCGCCAATGAAAGGGAACTTTATGAgaagtttttggttttgattgcGTTCTGGGATCCGGATATTTTTGCTGGTTACGAAATCGAGCAGGGATCCTGGGGGTATATTATCCAGAGGGGGTATGTGTTGGAGATGAACTTGATGAAAATGTTGTCGCGAGTGCCGACGGCAGAGAAGGTTCATGTTTCGGAAGAAGAAGAACAGGATCTGTTGGAAATGCATGAGTACAGTGCCGGGTTAAAGATTCCTGGAAGAATACTGTTGGATATTTGGCGCTTGATGCGCCATGAAATTGCACTAACTGCGTACACTTTCGAAAATATTGTATATCATATTTTACACAGGAGAGTTCCGAAGCATTCGTTCAGGCAGTTGACTCGATTGTGGAATAAACCTTATACAAAGTGGGTGGTTTTAGAGTACTATTTGGAACGGGTCAACGGTAATTTTGAGTTGCTACAGCAGCTGGATTTGATCAGTAGAACGGCTGAGTTGGCAAAACTGTTTGGTATCCAATTTTACGAAGTGCTTTCCAGGGGGTCTCAGTTTCGAGTTGAGAGTATGATGCTGCGAATAGCCAAGCCAAGAAACTTCGTATCCGTTTCACCTAGCATTCAACAGAGAGCTCACATGCGAGCACCCGAATATATTCCACTGATACTTGAACCGAATTCACGGTTTTACGCTGATCCGGTCATTGTGCTCGATTTCCAGAGTCTTTATCCTAGCATGATCATCGCTTACAACTATTGCTTCGCTACCTGCTTGGGACGAGTGGAGCACTTGGGACA GACAGAACCCTTTGAGTTTGGAGCCTCACACCTTCGGATATCACCaagaatgttaaaaattctTGTCGAGAAGGAACTCATAACCGTGTCTCCGTGTGGAGTAGCATTCCTTAAGTCCTCCGTTCGGGAAGGAATCTTACCCAGAATGTTGAATGAAATCCTTTCGACCCGTCTGATGGTCAAAGCATCGATGAAGTTGCACAAAGAAAACAACATCCTTCAGAGAGTACTGCACTCTCGCCAGCTTGGCTTAAAGCTGATAGCAAACGTAACTTATGGCTATACGGCAGCAAATTTCAGCGGTCGTATGCCATGCGTAGAGGTTGGTGACAGTGTGGTCAGCAAGGGAAGAGAAACCCTGGAACGGGCCATCAAATTTGTCGAAGAAAATCAGGACTGGGGAGCTAAAGTCGTTTACGGGGATACTGATTCGTTGTTTGTACTTTGCCCCGGTAGAACGAAAGAAGCGGCCTTCAAGATTGGAGAGGAAATAGCTGAAGCGGTGACGCGGGAAAATCCACCTCCGGTTAAACTGAAACTGGAAAAGGTTTATCAACCTTGCATTTTACAG acTAAAAAACGGTACGTAGGTTTCATGTACGAGAGTGCCGACCAGGAAAAACCGGTTTACGAAGCGAAAGGTATCGAAACCGTTCGGAGAGATGGTTGCCCGGTTGtgagcaaaatgttggaaaaagttCTTCGAATACTGTTCGAAACGAGAGATGTTTCCAAAGTGAAAGAGTATACCTGTAGGCAGTTTACTAAAATCTTGGAAGGACGTGTCAATTTGCAAGATTTTATATTTGCCAAAGAGTTCCGTGGACAAGATGGGTACAAACCGGGAGCTTGCGTTCCAGCGCTGGAACTTACGCGTCGCTGGAAAATGGGGGATCCTCGAAAAGAACCTCGACGAGGTGAACGTGTCCCCTATGTGATCATAAATGGTCCGCCATTGGTCCCACTGATCAGATTAGTTCGCAGTCCCGATGAAGTTCTGGAAGACAGTGGCCTGAAAATCAACTCGAATTATTACATCACCAAGGCAATTATACCGCCTTTAAATCGTTGCCTATTGCTTATAGGGGCAGATGTTAATCAGTGGTACAACGACCTCCCGAGAAAATTTCTCCTGATGCATAATTCCGGTGGCGGCAACAGTAAGGGGAGCAGCAGGTCACTGCTAGCCAACGAACTGCGATTACCGAAAAAGAGCACAATTTCACAGTATTTCTCTACAACCAGTTGCATAGGAGACTGTAACAACCAAACTCATACAGGAATTTGTGAAAACTGTCGCAAAAATCCGCAGAAAACTACAACGTACGTcatgaataaaataaaccatTTAGAGCGACGAGTTGGATTGTGTGAACAG ATGTGCAAGTCCTGTTGTCAACGTACTTTTGAAACTGACTGTATTTCCCTGGACTGTCCGGTACTGTTCGTATCAAATCAACGAAAGCGCGAACTCACCCAAGTTCAGTTCTATCGCGAATTGTTGGAGCAACACTTTTAA